A DNA window from Solanum lycopersicum chromosome 3, SLM_r2.1 contains the following coding sequences:
- the LOC101254292 gene encoding sister chromatid cohesion protein PDS5 homolog D-like isoform X1, translated as MADSPTQKEIEDGLKDCANSLINIPHSTEELITLLDELESLLIRVAQAPADSIKDALLPVMEAVVRSELLKHTDADVIVSVISCIYEISRISAPQQPYDDELMKEIFQLTVRTFEELSHSGPRYQKAVNVLETVAEVKACLIMLDLDCHALVVEIIRMFLRIIRADHPDIVFTSMEIIMVLLIEESDEINMELLQPLLDSLRKENQILSPISSKLGEKVLKKCASTVRPCLLKALKSRSMDLNDHAEIIAYICNEMPKGEQLMENENVTTEKVGPSAAVICETLLEDGPPSNNNGTSSKTLQPCSQMEQPKNIGVSNCKIKSGSKRKPRQSSRKRGSVPEGDVDTTSGLNIVKREENLTHAEESSVQQIDEQKQKKEIHDIEESGNEEIKPSFGDGNLSSQLFKTKFRRKLTARKNQDFKRRQFTKKYGEEIVGTRIRVWWPLDKMFYEGAVSGFDHVNKRHQIAYDDGETEILNLNKEQFEFLEDNPSDKKHEADLQCNAVSSVPSKSNPQKCDFGSMDIPIPDKMNAEVGCETSSGKKELVDKEDKDTTQNQRLETSKIALESSLTREDHPSDEKHETDLQSHDVSAILSMKKKAKGTSSIKKEPGVSSSKRSKRNPQKGDIGSMGIPIPDKMNDADDVGCETSSGKKELVQKEDNDITQKWRSKTSKVSVESSSAFEVHSSDKTHELDLQSNDASSVPSKKKRIRRTPLTKKEPGVSSSKRSKTKPKESCVESLDTPTPGRLNDAADVGCETSSGIKELVDKEQVAFESSVAIEIQPSDKNHETGPQSNDASSVPSMRKRTKRTPSTKKEPGVSSSKRAKGKPKMICVESLDIPTLGKMNAAADVSCETSSGIKELVDKEQVAFESSLAFEIQPSDKSHETGPQSNDASSVPSMKKRTKRTPSTKKEPGVSSSKRAKGKPKKICVESLDIPTLGKMNAAADVGCETSSGVKELVDKEQVAFESSLALESQPSDKNPETGPQSNDASSVPSMKKRTKRTPSTKKEPGVSSSKRAKGKPKRICVESLDISTLGKMNAAADVGCETSSGVKELVDKEQVAFESSLGLESQPSDKNPETGPQSNDASSVPSKKKRIRRTPLTKKEPGVSSSKRSKTKPKESCVESLDTPTPGRLNDAADVGCETSSGIKELVDKEQVAFESSVAFEIQPSDKNHDTGPQSNDVPSSLPKKKRTRRTPSTKKEQGASSSKRFKSKTQKSDGESLDISIPDKMEDASDVGGETITEKKQLVDNEGDMLAQAESKH; from the exons ATGGCTGATTCTCCTACCCAGAAAGAAATTGAAGATGGGCTAAAAGATTGTGCCAATAGCCTCATCAACATTCCTCATTCTACTGAAGAGCTCATCACTCTTCTTGAT GAATTAGAATCTCTGTTGATAAGGGTAGCTCAAGCCCCTGCCGATTCGATTAAGGATGCCCTTCTACCAGTAATGGAAGCTGTGGTCAGAAGTGAGCTTCTAAAGCACACTGATGCAGATGTCATAGTTTCTGTCATATCTTGTATCTACGAGATCTCTAGAATATCTGCTCCGCAGCAGCCTTATGATGATGAACTAATGAAG GAGATTTTCCAGCTTACAGTAAGAACATTTGAAGAGCTGTCTCATTCAGGCCCCCGTTATCAGAAGGCTGTGAATGTACTGGAAACTGTGGCAGAAGTCAAGGCCTGCTTAATAATGCTGGACCTTGACTGTCATGCATTGGTTGTAGAGATAATCCGGATGTTTCTCAGGATCATCAG GGCCGACCATCCTGATATTGTATTCACAAGCATGGAAATAATCATGGTTCTGCTCATTGAAGAAAGTGATGAAATCAATATGGAGCTTCTTCAGCCCCTTCTTGATAGCCTCAGAAAGGAAAATCAG ATTTTGTCACCTATCTCGTCAAAGTTGGGAGAGAAGGTCTTGAAAAAATGTGCTTCCACCGTTAGACCTTGTCTTCTCAAAGCCCTCAAATCAAGAAGCATGGATCTTAATGATCATGCGGAAATCATTGCCTATATTTGCAATGAAATGCCCAAGGGAGAACAATTG ATGGAAAATGAAAATGTGACTACTGAAAAAGTTGGTCCATCTGCTGCTGTTATCTGTGAGACACTGCTGGAGGATGGGCCGCCTTCTAATAATAATGGCACCTCTTCAAAAACATTACAGCCTTGCAGCCAGATGGAGCAGCCAAAGAATATTGGTGTTAGCAATTGTAAGATCAAATCCGGTAGCAAAAGAAAACCACGTCAGAGCTCAAGGAAGAGAGGATCTGTTCCGGAAGGTGATGTGGACACCACTTCTGGTCTTAACATTGTAAAAAGAGAAGAGAACCTTACTCACGCTGAGGAGTCATCAGTGCAACAAATTGATGAACAGAAACAGAAGAAAGAGATTCATGATATAGAAGAATCAGGAAATGAG GAGATTAAACCATCATTTGGGGATGGAAATCTCTCCAGCCAACTTTTCAAGACAAAGTTTCGGAGGAAGCTTACCGCAAGAAAGAATCAG GATTTTAAAAGGCGTCAGTTCACCAAAAAATATGGAGAAGAAATAGTTGGTACCAGAAtaagagtttggtggccattggacAAAAT GTTCTATGAGGGTGCAGTTTCTGGATTTGATCATGTGAACAAGAGGCATCAG ATTGCATATGATGATGGTGAAACGGAAATCTTGAATCTGAATAAGGAGCAGTTTGAGTTTCTTGAAGACAATCCATCTGACAAG AAACATGAAGCGGATCTTCAATGCAATGCTGTTTCATCTGTTCC GTCTAAAAGTAATCCCCAAAAGTGTGACTTTGGGTCCATGGATATTCCAATTCCAGATAAGATGAATGCTGAAGTTGGTTGTGAAACAAGCAGTGGGAAAAAAGAACTTGTGGACAAGGAAGATAAAGATACCACACAGAATCAGAGACTCGAGACTAGCAAAATTGCCTTAGAGAGCTCATTGACGCGTGAAGACCATCCATCTGACGAG AAGCATGAAACAGATCTTCAAAGCCATGATGTTTCAGCTATTCT ATCCATGAAAAAGAAGGCAAAAGGAACCTCCTCAATAAAAAAGGAACCCGGAGTCTCATCATCCAAAAG GTCCAAAAGAAATCCCCAAAAGGGTGACATTGGTTCCATGGGTATTCCAATTCCAGATAAGATGAATGATGCTGATGACGTTGGTTGTGAAACGAGCAGTGGGAAAAAAGAACTTGTGCAGAAGGAAGATAATGATATCACACAGAAATGGAGATCCAAGACTTCCAAAGTTTCTGTTGAGAGCTCATCGGCGTTTGAAGTCCATTCATCTGACAAG ACGCATGAACTAGATCTTCAAAGCAATGATGCTTCATCTGTTCC ATCCAAGAAGAAGAGAATAAGAAGAACCCCCTTAACAAAAAAGGAACCTGGAGTCTCGTCATCCAAAAG GTCTAAAACAAAACCCAAAGAGAGTTGCGTTGAATCCCTGGATACTCCAACTCCGGGTAGGTTGAATGATGCTGCTGATGTTGGTTGCGAAACAAGCAGTGGGATAAAAGAACTCGTGGACAAGGAACAAGTTGCCTTTGAGAGCTCAGTGGCGATTGAAATCCAACCATCTGACAAG AATCACGAGACAGGTCCTCAAAGCAATGATGCTTCATCTGTTCC ATCAATGAGGAAGAGAACTAAAAGAACCCCCTCAACAAAAAAGGAACCTGGAGTCTCGTCATCCAAAAG GGCTAAAGGAAAACCCAAAATGATTTGCGTTGAATCCCTGGATATTCCAACTCTGGGTAAGATGAATGCTGCTGCTGATGTTAGTTGCGAAACAAGCAGTGGGATAAAAGAACTCGTGGACAAGGAACAAGTTGCCTTTGAGAGCTCACTGGCGTTTGAAATCCAACCATCTGACAAG AGTCACGAGACAGGTCCTCAAAGCAATGATGCTTCATCTGTTCC ATCAATGAAGAAGAGAACTAAAAGAACCCCCTCTACAAAAAAGGAACCTGGAGTCTCGTCATCCAAAAG GGCTAAAGGAAAACCGAAAAAGATTTGCGTTGAATCCCTGGATATTCCAACTCTGGGAAAGATGAATGCTGCTGCTGATGTTGGTTGCGAAACAAGCAGTGGGGTAAAAGAACTCGTGGACAAGGAACAAGTTGCCTTTGAGAGCTCACTGGCGCTTGAAAGCCAACCATCTGACAAG AATCCCGAGACAGGTCCTCAAAGCAATGATGCTTCATCTGTTCC ATCAATGAAGAAGAGAACTAAAAGAACCCCCTCAACAAAAAAGGAACCTGGAGTCTCGTCATCCAAAAG GGCTAAAGGAAAACCCAAAAGGATTTGCGTTGAATCCCTGGATATTTCAACTCTGGGTAAGATGAATGCTGCTGCTGATGTTGGTTGCGAAACAAGCAGTGGGGTAAAAGAACTCGTGGACAAGGAACAAGTTGCCTTTGAGAGCTCACTGGGGCTTGAAAGCCAACCATCTGACAAG AATCCCGAGACAGGTCCTCAAAGCAATGATGCTTCATCTGTTCC ATCCAAGAAGAAGAGAATAAGAAGAACCCCCTTAACAAAAAAGGAACCTGGAGTCTCATCATCCAAAAG GTCTAAAACAAAACCCAAAGAGAGTTGCGTTGAATCCCTGGATACTCCAACTCCGGGTAGGTTGAATGATGCTGCTGATGTTGGTTGCGAAACAAGCAGTGGGATAAAAGAACTCGTGGACAAGGAACAAGTTGCCTTTGAGAGCTCAGTGGCGTTTGAAATCCAACCATCTGACAAG AATCATGATACAGGTCCTCAAAGCAATGATGTTCCATCTTCTCT ACCCAAGAAGAAGAGAACAAGAAGAACCCCCTCAACCAAAAAGGAACAAGGAGCATCTTCATCCAAAAG GTTCAAAAGTAAAACCCAAAAGAGTGACGGTGAGTCCCTGGATATTTCCATTCCAGATAAGATGGAGGATGCATCTGATGTTGGTGGTGAAACGATCACTGAGAAAAAGCAACTTGTGGACAATGAAGGTGACATGCTCGCACAAGCAGAGTCCAAGCATTAG
- the LOC101254292 gene encoding sister chromatid cohesion protein PDS5 homolog D-like isoform X2, whose protein sequence is MADSPTQKEIEDGLKDCANSLINIPHSTEELITLLDELESLLIRVAQAPADSIKDALLPVMEAVVRSELLKHTDADVIVSVISCIYEISRISAPQQPYDDELMKEIFQLTVRTFEELSHSGPRYQKAVNVLETVAEVKACLIMLDLDCHALVVEIIRMFLRIIRADHPDIVFTSMEIIMVLLIEESDEINMELLQPLLDSLRKENQILSPISSKLGEKVLKKCASTVRPCLLKALKSRSMDLNDHAEIIAYICNEMPKGEQLMENENVTTEKVGPSAAVICETLLEDGPPSNNNGTSSKTLQPCSQMEQPKNIGVSNCKIKSGSKRKPRQSSRKRGSVPEGDVDTTSGLNIVKREENLTHAEESSVQQIDEQKQKKEIHDIEESGNEEIKPSFGDGNLSSQLFKTKFRRKLTARKNQDFKRRQFTKKYGEEIVGTRIRVWWPLDKMFYEGAVSGFDHVNKRHQIAYDDGETEILNLNKEQFEFLEDNPSDKKHEADLQCNAVSSVPSKSNPQKCDFGSMDIPIPDKMNAEVGCETSSGKKELVDKEDKDTTQNQRLETSKIALESSLTREDHPSDEKHETDLQSHDVSAILSMKKKAKGTSSIKKEPGVSSSKRSKRNPQKGDIGSMGIPIPDKMNDADDVGCETSSGKKELVQKEDNDITQKWRSKTSKVSVESSSAFEVHSSDKTHELDLQSNDASSVPSKKKRIRRTPLTKKEPGVSSSKRSKTKPKESCVESLDTPTPGRLNDAADVGCETSSGIKELVDKEQVAFESSVAIEIQPSDKNHETGPQSNDASSVPSMRKRTKRTPSTKKEPGVSSSKRAKGKPKMICVESLDIPTLGKMNAAADVSCETSSGIKELVDKEQVAFESSLAFEIQPSDKSHETGPQSNDASSVPSMKKRTKRTPSTKKEPGVSSSKRAKGKPKKICVESLDIPTLGKMNAAADVGCETSSGVKELVDKEQVAFESSLALESQPSDKNPETGPQSNDASSVPSMKKRTKRTPSTKKEPGVSSSKRSKTKPKESCVESLDTPTPGRLNDAADVGCETSSGIKELVDKEQVAFESSVAFEIQPSDKNHDTGPQSNDVPSSLPKKKRTRRTPSTKKEQGASSSKRFKSKTQKSDGESLDISIPDKMEDASDVGGETITEKKQLVDNEGDMLAQAESKH, encoded by the exons ATGGCTGATTCTCCTACCCAGAAAGAAATTGAAGATGGGCTAAAAGATTGTGCCAATAGCCTCATCAACATTCCTCATTCTACTGAAGAGCTCATCACTCTTCTTGAT GAATTAGAATCTCTGTTGATAAGGGTAGCTCAAGCCCCTGCCGATTCGATTAAGGATGCCCTTCTACCAGTAATGGAAGCTGTGGTCAGAAGTGAGCTTCTAAAGCACACTGATGCAGATGTCATAGTTTCTGTCATATCTTGTATCTACGAGATCTCTAGAATATCTGCTCCGCAGCAGCCTTATGATGATGAACTAATGAAG GAGATTTTCCAGCTTACAGTAAGAACATTTGAAGAGCTGTCTCATTCAGGCCCCCGTTATCAGAAGGCTGTGAATGTACTGGAAACTGTGGCAGAAGTCAAGGCCTGCTTAATAATGCTGGACCTTGACTGTCATGCATTGGTTGTAGAGATAATCCGGATGTTTCTCAGGATCATCAG GGCCGACCATCCTGATATTGTATTCACAAGCATGGAAATAATCATGGTTCTGCTCATTGAAGAAAGTGATGAAATCAATATGGAGCTTCTTCAGCCCCTTCTTGATAGCCTCAGAAAGGAAAATCAG ATTTTGTCACCTATCTCGTCAAAGTTGGGAGAGAAGGTCTTGAAAAAATGTGCTTCCACCGTTAGACCTTGTCTTCTCAAAGCCCTCAAATCAAGAAGCATGGATCTTAATGATCATGCGGAAATCATTGCCTATATTTGCAATGAAATGCCCAAGGGAGAACAATTG ATGGAAAATGAAAATGTGACTACTGAAAAAGTTGGTCCATCTGCTGCTGTTATCTGTGAGACACTGCTGGAGGATGGGCCGCCTTCTAATAATAATGGCACCTCTTCAAAAACATTACAGCCTTGCAGCCAGATGGAGCAGCCAAAGAATATTGGTGTTAGCAATTGTAAGATCAAATCCGGTAGCAAAAGAAAACCACGTCAGAGCTCAAGGAAGAGAGGATCTGTTCCGGAAGGTGATGTGGACACCACTTCTGGTCTTAACATTGTAAAAAGAGAAGAGAACCTTACTCACGCTGAGGAGTCATCAGTGCAACAAATTGATGAACAGAAACAGAAGAAAGAGATTCATGATATAGAAGAATCAGGAAATGAG GAGATTAAACCATCATTTGGGGATGGAAATCTCTCCAGCCAACTTTTCAAGACAAAGTTTCGGAGGAAGCTTACCGCAAGAAAGAATCAG GATTTTAAAAGGCGTCAGTTCACCAAAAAATATGGAGAAGAAATAGTTGGTACCAGAAtaagagtttggtggccattggacAAAAT GTTCTATGAGGGTGCAGTTTCTGGATTTGATCATGTGAACAAGAGGCATCAG ATTGCATATGATGATGGTGAAACGGAAATCTTGAATCTGAATAAGGAGCAGTTTGAGTTTCTTGAAGACAATCCATCTGACAAG AAACATGAAGCGGATCTTCAATGCAATGCTGTTTCATCTGTTCC GTCTAAAAGTAATCCCCAAAAGTGTGACTTTGGGTCCATGGATATTCCAATTCCAGATAAGATGAATGCTGAAGTTGGTTGTGAAACAAGCAGTGGGAAAAAAGAACTTGTGGACAAGGAAGATAAAGATACCACACAGAATCAGAGACTCGAGACTAGCAAAATTGCCTTAGAGAGCTCATTGACGCGTGAAGACCATCCATCTGACGAG AAGCATGAAACAGATCTTCAAAGCCATGATGTTTCAGCTATTCT ATCCATGAAAAAGAAGGCAAAAGGAACCTCCTCAATAAAAAAGGAACCCGGAGTCTCATCATCCAAAAG GTCCAAAAGAAATCCCCAAAAGGGTGACATTGGTTCCATGGGTATTCCAATTCCAGATAAGATGAATGATGCTGATGACGTTGGTTGTGAAACGAGCAGTGGGAAAAAAGAACTTGTGCAGAAGGAAGATAATGATATCACACAGAAATGGAGATCCAAGACTTCCAAAGTTTCTGTTGAGAGCTCATCGGCGTTTGAAGTCCATTCATCTGACAAG ACGCATGAACTAGATCTTCAAAGCAATGATGCTTCATCTGTTCC ATCCAAGAAGAAGAGAATAAGAAGAACCCCCTTAACAAAAAAGGAACCTGGAGTCTCGTCATCCAAAAG GTCTAAAACAAAACCCAAAGAGAGTTGCGTTGAATCCCTGGATACTCCAACTCCGGGTAGGTTGAATGATGCTGCTGATGTTGGTTGCGAAACAAGCAGTGGGATAAAAGAACTCGTGGACAAGGAACAAGTTGCCTTTGAGAGCTCAGTGGCGATTGAAATCCAACCATCTGACAAG AATCACGAGACAGGTCCTCAAAGCAATGATGCTTCATCTGTTCC ATCAATGAGGAAGAGAACTAAAAGAACCCCCTCAACAAAAAAGGAACCTGGAGTCTCGTCATCCAAAAG GGCTAAAGGAAAACCCAAAATGATTTGCGTTGAATCCCTGGATATTCCAACTCTGGGTAAGATGAATGCTGCTGCTGATGTTAGTTGCGAAACAAGCAGTGGGATAAAAGAACTCGTGGACAAGGAACAAGTTGCCTTTGAGAGCTCACTGGCGTTTGAAATCCAACCATCTGACAAG AGTCACGAGACAGGTCCTCAAAGCAATGATGCTTCATCTGTTCC ATCAATGAAGAAGAGAACTAAAAGAACCCCCTCTACAAAAAAGGAACCTGGAGTCTCGTCATCCAAAAG GGCTAAAGGAAAACCGAAAAAGATTTGCGTTGAATCCCTGGATATTCCAACTCTGGGAAAGATGAATGCTGCTGCTGATGTTGGTTGCGAAACAAGCAGTGGGGTAAAAGAACTCGTGGACAAGGAACAAGTTGCCTTTGAGAGCTCACTGGCGCTTGAAAGCCAACCATCTGACAAG AATCCCGAGACAGGTCCTCAAAGCAATGATGCTTCATCTGTTCC ATCAATGAAGAAGAGAACTAAAAGAACCCCCTCAACAAAAAAGGAACCTGGAGTCTCGTCATCCAAAAG GTCTAAAACAAAACCCAAAGAGAGTTGCGTTGAATCCCTGGATACTCCAACTCCGGGTAGGTTGAATGATGCTGCTGATGTTGGTTGCGAAACAAGCAGTGGGATAAAAGAACTCGTGGACAAGGAACAAGTTGCCTTTGAGAGCTCAGTGGCGTTTGAAATCCAACCATCTGACAAG AATCATGATACAGGTCCTCAAAGCAATGATGTTCCATCTTCTCT ACCCAAGAAGAAGAGAACAAGAAGAACCCCCTCAACCAAAAAGGAACAAGGAGCATCTTCATCCAAAAG GTTCAAAAGTAAAACCCAAAAGAGTGACGGTGAGTCCCTGGATATTTCCATTCCAGATAAGATGGAGGATGCATCTGATGTTGGTGGTGAAACGATCACTGAGAAAAAGCAACTTGTGGACAATGAAGGTGACATGCTCGCACAAGCAGAGTCCAAGCATTAG
- the LOC101254292 gene encoding sister chromatid cohesion protein PDS5 homolog D-like isoform X3, giving the protein MADSPTQKEIEDGLKDCANSLINIPHSTEELITLLDELESLLIRVAQAPADSIKDALLPVMEAVVRSELLKHTDADVIVSVISCIYEISRISAPQQPYDDELMKEIFQLTVRTFEELSHSGPRYQKAVNVLETVAEVKACLIMLDLDCHALVVEIIRMFLRIIRADHPDIVFTSMEIIMVLLIEESDEINMELLQPLLDSLRKENQILSPISSKLGEKVLKKCASTVRPCLLKALKSRSMDLNDHAEIIAYICNEMPKGEQLMENENVTTEKVGPSAAVICETLLEDGPPSNNNGTSSKTLQPCSQMEQPKNIGVSNCKIKSGSKRKPRQSSRKRGSVPEGDVDTTSGLNIVKREENLTHAEESSVQQIDEQKQKKEIHDIEESGNEEIKPSFGDGNLSSQLFKTKFRRKLTARKNQDFKRRQFTKKYGEEIVGTRIRVWWPLDKMFYEGAVSGFDHVNKRHQIAYDDGETEILNLNKEQFEFLEDNPSDKKHEADLQCNAVSSVPSKSNPQKCDFGSMDIPIPDKMNAEVGCETSSGKKELVDKEDKDTTQNQRLETSKIALESSLTREDHPSDEKHETDLQSHDVSAILSMKKKAKGTSSIKKEPGVSSSKRSKTKPKESCVESLDTPTPGRLNDAADVGCETSSGIKELVDKEQVAFESSVAIEIQPSDKNHETGPQSNDASSVPSMRKRTKRTPSTKKEPGVSSSKRAKGKPKMICVESLDIPTLGKMNAAADVSCETSSGIKELVDKEQVAFESSLAFEIQPSDKSHETGPQSNDASSVPSMKKRTKRTPSTKKEPGVSSSKRAKGKPKKICVESLDIPTLGKMNAAADVGCETSSGVKELVDKEQVAFESSLALESQPSDKNPETGPQSNDASSVPSMKKRTKRTPSTKKEPGVSSSKRAKGKPKRICVESLDISTLGKMNAAADVGCETSSGVKELVDKEQVAFESSLGLESQPSDKNPETGPQSNDASSVPSKKKRIRRTPLTKKEPGVSSSKRSKTKPKESCVESLDTPTPGRLNDAADVGCETSSGIKELVDKEQVAFESSVAFEIQPSDKNHDTGPQSNDVPSSLPKKKRTRRTPSTKKEQGASSSKRFKSKTQKSDGESLDISIPDKMEDASDVGGETITEKKQLVDNEGDMLAQAESKH; this is encoded by the exons ATGGCTGATTCTCCTACCCAGAAAGAAATTGAAGATGGGCTAAAAGATTGTGCCAATAGCCTCATCAACATTCCTCATTCTACTGAAGAGCTCATCACTCTTCTTGAT GAATTAGAATCTCTGTTGATAAGGGTAGCTCAAGCCCCTGCCGATTCGATTAAGGATGCCCTTCTACCAGTAATGGAAGCTGTGGTCAGAAGTGAGCTTCTAAAGCACACTGATGCAGATGTCATAGTTTCTGTCATATCTTGTATCTACGAGATCTCTAGAATATCTGCTCCGCAGCAGCCTTATGATGATGAACTAATGAAG GAGATTTTCCAGCTTACAGTAAGAACATTTGAAGAGCTGTCTCATTCAGGCCCCCGTTATCAGAAGGCTGTGAATGTACTGGAAACTGTGGCAGAAGTCAAGGCCTGCTTAATAATGCTGGACCTTGACTGTCATGCATTGGTTGTAGAGATAATCCGGATGTTTCTCAGGATCATCAG GGCCGACCATCCTGATATTGTATTCACAAGCATGGAAATAATCATGGTTCTGCTCATTGAAGAAAGTGATGAAATCAATATGGAGCTTCTTCAGCCCCTTCTTGATAGCCTCAGAAAGGAAAATCAG ATTTTGTCACCTATCTCGTCAAAGTTGGGAGAGAAGGTCTTGAAAAAATGTGCTTCCACCGTTAGACCTTGTCTTCTCAAAGCCCTCAAATCAAGAAGCATGGATCTTAATGATCATGCGGAAATCATTGCCTATATTTGCAATGAAATGCCCAAGGGAGAACAATTG ATGGAAAATGAAAATGTGACTACTGAAAAAGTTGGTCCATCTGCTGCTGTTATCTGTGAGACACTGCTGGAGGATGGGCCGCCTTCTAATAATAATGGCACCTCTTCAAAAACATTACAGCCTTGCAGCCAGATGGAGCAGCCAAAGAATATTGGTGTTAGCAATTGTAAGATCAAATCCGGTAGCAAAAGAAAACCACGTCAGAGCTCAAGGAAGAGAGGATCTGTTCCGGAAGGTGATGTGGACACCACTTCTGGTCTTAACATTGTAAAAAGAGAAGAGAACCTTACTCACGCTGAGGAGTCATCAGTGCAACAAATTGATGAACAGAAACAGAAGAAAGAGATTCATGATATAGAAGAATCAGGAAATGAG GAGATTAAACCATCATTTGGGGATGGAAATCTCTCCAGCCAACTTTTCAAGACAAAGTTTCGGAGGAAGCTTACCGCAAGAAAGAATCAG GATTTTAAAAGGCGTCAGTTCACCAAAAAATATGGAGAAGAAATAGTTGGTACCAGAAtaagagtttggtggccattggacAAAAT GTTCTATGAGGGTGCAGTTTCTGGATTTGATCATGTGAACAAGAGGCATCAG ATTGCATATGATGATGGTGAAACGGAAATCTTGAATCTGAATAAGGAGCAGTTTGAGTTTCTTGAAGACAATCCATCTGACAAG AAACATGAAGCGGATCTTCAATGCAATGCTGTTTCATCTGTTCC GTCTAAAAGTAATCCCCAAAAGTGTGACTTTGGGTCCATGGATATTCCAATTCCAGATAAGATGAATGCTGAAGTTGGTTGTGAAACAAGCAGTGGGAAAAAAGAACTTGTGGACAAGGAAGATAAAGATACCACACAGAATCAGAGACTCGAGACTAGCAAAATTGCCTTAGAGAGCTCATTGACGCGTGAAGACCATCCATCTGACGAG AAGCATGAAACAGATCTTCAAAGCCATGATGTTTCAGCTATTCT ATCCATGAAAAAGAAGGCAAAAGGAACCTCCTCAATAAAAAAGGAACCCGGAGTCTCATCATCCAAAAG GTCTAAAACAAAACCCAAAGAGAGTTGCGTTGAATCCCTGGATACTCCAACTCCGGGTAGGTTGAATGATGCTGCTGATGTTGGTTGCGAAACAAGCAGTGGGATAAAAGAACTCGTGGACAAGGAACAAGTTGCCTTTGAGAGCTCAGTGGCGATTGAAATCCAACCATCTGACAAG AATCACGAGACAGGTCCTCAAAGCAATGATGCTTCATCTGTTCC ATCAATGAGGAAGAGAACTAAAAGAACCCCCTCAACAAAAAAGGAACCTGGAGTCTCGTCATCCAAAAG GGCTAAAGGAAAACCCAAAATGATTTGCGTTGAATCCCTGGATATTCCAACTCTGGGTAAGATGAATGCTGCTGCTGATGTTAGTTGCGAAACAAGCAGTGGGATAAAAGAACTCGTGGACAAGGAACAAGTTGCCTTTGAGAGCTCACTGGCGTTTGAAATCCAACCATCTGACAAG AGTCACGAGACAGGTCCTCAAAGCAATGATGCTTCATCTGTTCC ATCAATGAAGAAGAGAACTAAAAGAACCCCCTCTACAAAAAAGGAACCTGGAGTCTCGTCATCCAAAAG GGCTAAAGGAAAACCGAAAAAGATTTGCGTTGAATCCCTGGATATTCCAACTCTGGGAAAGATGAATGCTGCTGCTGATGTTGGTTGCGAAACAAGCAGTGGGGTAAAAGAACTCGTGGACAAGGAACAAGTTGCCTTTGAGAGCTCACTGGCGCTTGAAAGCCAACCATCTGACAAG AATCCCGAGACAGGTCCTCAAAGCAATGATGCTTCATCTGTTCC ATCAATGAAGAAGAGAACTAAAAGAACCCCCTCAACAAAAAAGGAACCTGGAGTCTCGTCATCCAAAAG GGCTAAAGGAAAACCCAAAAGGATTTGCGTTGAATCCCTGGATATTTCAACTCTGGGTAAGATGAATGCTGCTGCTGATGTTGGTTGCGAAACAAGCAGTGGGGTAAAAGAACTCGTGGACAAGGAACAAGTTGCCTTTGAGAGCTCACTGGGGCTTGAAAGCCAACCATCTGACAAG AATCCCGAGACAGGTCCTCAAAGCAATGATGCTTCATCTGTTCC ATCCAAGAAGAAGAGAATAAGAAGAACCCCCTTAACAAAAAAGGAACCTGGAGTCTCATCATCCAAAAG GTCTAAAACAAAACCCAAAGAGAGTTGCGTTGAATCCCTGGATACTCCAACTCCGGGTAGGTTGAATGATGCTGCTGATGTTGGTTGCGAAACAAGCAGTGGGATAAAAGAACTCGTGGACAAGGAACAAGTTGCCTTTGAGAGCTCAGTGGCGTTTGAAATCCAACCATCTGACAAG AATCATGATACAGGTCCTCAAAGCAATGATGTTCCATCTTCTCT ACCCAAGAAGAAGAGAACAAGAAGAACCCCCTCAACCAAAAAGGAACAAGGAGCATCTTCATCCAAAAG GTTCAAAAGTAAAACCCAAAAGAGTGACGGTGAGTCCCTGGATATTTCCATTCCAGATAAGATGGAGGATGCATCTGATGTTGGTGGTGAAACGATCACTGAGAAAAAGCAACTTGTGGACAATGAAGGTGACATGCTCGCACAAGCAGAGTCCAAGCATTAG